Part of the Phycisphaerae bacterium genome, GCGCCGCTCGAGCGGTTTCCAGGTCGCGCTGCGCGGCTTCCAGCTCCCGGCGCTCGTCGGCCAGTCGCGCGCGGTCGTCTTCCAGCGCCTGCGTGGCCACCTCCAGTTGCTGCCACTCACCGGCCACGCGGGCGCGTTCCGTCTCCAGTTCCGCGGTGGCGGCCGCGCTGCGACTGCGTTCGTCGTCGAGGCGGGCGTACTGGGCGGCGAGAGCCTGCTCGGCCTGCTGCAGGCGCTCGCGTTGCCGCGCGAGGTCAGCGCGGTCTGCGGCGAGCGCTTCCGCTGCGCGGCCCAACTCCGCCTGGTGCCGGTCCAGTTCACCGGCCCGGGCCGTCAGCGCGGCGCGCTCCTCGTTCACGCTCGCGAGCGCGCGGGCCAACTCGTCCCGCTCCTGTTGCAGGCGCGCGGAGTGGTCGGTTCGCGCGCCGCGTTCGGCCTCGAAGCGGGCGGACGCGGCGGCGAGCTCGTCGCGCTGCCGTTCGAGTTCCGCGGCGCGGGCCGCGAGCGCGCTGCGCGCCTGCGCCAGGCGGGTGGCATCATCCGCCAGCTCGCCGCGCCGGCGCTCCACTTCCGCGGCCGCGGACTCCTCCGCGCACCGTCGCCGTTCGAGCGCGGCACGCTCCTCGTCCAGGCCCCGCGCGGCCGCGTCGAGCTGGGCCGCACGCGTGTCAAGTTCGGCGGCCCGGCGCGTCAGGTCGTCTCTGACGCGCGCCAGGCTCGCGGTCTGGTCGGCCAGCGCTTCCCGCTGTTGTTCCAGCGCCGCGGCGGCGGACTCGCCGGCCTGGAGCCGTCGTGCCAGCGCCGCGCGTTCCCCATCCAGACTCTGCTCGACCGTCGCAAGCTGCGCGGCCCGCGCGTCGAGCTCGGCAGCCCGGCGCGCCAGGTCGGCGTGCGTCTGCGCGAGGCGCGTCGTTTCTTCCGCCAGCTCCCGCCGCTGTTGCGCCAGCGTGTCGGCCGCGGACTCGCCGGCGCGCAGACGTTGCTCCAGCGCCGTGCGTTCCCGCAGCAGGGCCTGCTCGGCCGCGGCGAGCTGCGCGGTCCGCGCGTCGAGCTCAACGGCCCGACTCTCCAGCTCATCGCGTTGCCGGGCCACCACTGCGTCCACCTGGTCGCGCTGCTGCCGCAGCGTGCGCTCGTGCTGGCGGATGACCGCGATGCGGCGCTTGAGGACCTGGTGCTGGCGGCGTTGCCAGGCCCGTAGGTGCTCAGCCTGCTGGCGGGAACGCTCGCTGCGGAAGACCAGGTCGCTGCGCTGTTGCTCCAGCTCGAGTTGTCGCGCCCGGAGTTGGTCGGCGATCTCGTTGAGCCGCGCCCGCTTGGCGGCCAGTTCGACGGCCTTGGCGTTCAGCTCGGCGATCTGCTCGGCCACACGGTGTTGCGTCTGCTCAAACTCGGCGGCCGCCGCCCGATGCGCCGCCTGCTTCAGCTCGCGATATTGCCGGCCGAAATCCTGCTCGCGGCGGCGCAGCTCCAGCTCGCGGGTGGAGATCTGCGCCAACCCCTCGCGGATGTCGCGGATGATGCTGTTGATACCGTCGCCGGCCGGGGTGGGCGCGGTGGGCGGCACCTGTGGCGCAGGCGCAGCGGGGGTCGCGCGACGGGTGTCGGACGAATCTGGGGGCGGGTTTGCCATCAATGCACTCAAACGCGCCAGCGCCCCCCGGTGGGAGCACCGTATGCCGGAACCGCGCACAGCGGTGCCGGGCCCCTATTGTAATAACGGCTGCCGAGCGCGCGCGGCCACAGTATTAGGATTTTCGGGCCGCAGGCACTGCGCCCCCGCCGGTTCAGAGCAAGCGACTGAGCTGCGTGACGGCCGCGCGCAGGTCTTTCGGCCAAGGCGCCGCCAGTGTCAGCGGTTGTCCGGTCGCCGGGTGCTCAAAGGTGATGCGGGCAGCGTGCAGGGTCAGCCGGGCGATCAACGGGTGCTCCGGGCGGCGCCGGTTGGGCCGATAGTCTATCTTGTAGTGCGACAGCAGGAGGGACTGGCCACCGCCGTAGAGCGGATCGACGGCCAGGGGGTGCCCGATGGCCGCGAGATGCGCGCGGATCTGATGCAGGCGGCCCGTGACCGGCTGGCATTCGAGCAGCGTGTGCCCGGCCAGGCGCTGGACGACGCGATAGCGCGTCAAGGCGTGCTTGCCGGCGCCGCTCGAGACGCGCACGCGGTTGCGCCGGCGGTCGAAGGCGAGCGGCAGATCGATTTCGCCGTCAGCGGGAACGACGCCGCCGACGAGCGCGAGGTAGGCCTTGTGCACGCGGCGCTCGACAAACTGCCGCACCAGGTGGCGCTGGGCCTCGAGGGTGCGCGCGTAGAGGAGCACGCCGCTGGCGTCCTGGTCGAGGCGGTGCACGATGCGCACGGCGGGATTGTCCTGCAGTTCGGGCCGGGCCCGGAGCACGTCGACCGCGCACGGCTCGGGGCCGCGACCCGGAGCGGCCAGCATGCGCGGCGGCTTGTCGATGGCGACTAATTCGTGGTCGACATGGAGCAAGGTCAGAGCGCGGGTGGGCGGGCGCGCCGACATCAAGGCCCCCGTCCGATCCGCGGGACGAGCGTCACCTGTACCGAGCGGCTGCTGACGACGGACACGCCTTTGGGCGTCAGGAAAACGACGGGCAGCGTGCGAAACTGCTGTTCAGGCGTCTCGCTGGGCGGCGGCAACAGGTCGGCCGTGACCAGCACGATGGCCCGGATGGTGAGTGTGCCGAGCGACTGGAAGACCGCCTCGTCGCCCTGGACCTCGACGTCGGTGCGCCATTCGTTCAGGTCCGTCTTGAGAACGTCGTAGTGCTCCGCGACGTCCGGGCTCACAAAGAGGCCGACGACGACGTTGCGCACCAGCTTGGGCTGCGCGACGACACGGATCGTGACGTCCACCTTGTCCGGCGTGAACACCGCGACGCCTTTGAGGCCGACCGGCGGCACGAGCGACACGCCGCTAAAGGTGCGCACGTCGCCGGGCGCAAGGCCCTCGAGCTGGCGACCGAGAACCGCGTACACGGCGCCCTGGCCCTCCAGTGTCTTGAGATCATCGCGGCGCACATCGACGTCGACGCGTGGCGGCGTGGCGCGTTCGAGGGCCACGCGGACGGCGCTGCCTTCGACCTTCACGTCGACCGGCAGCGACAGGGAGGCGCGCGCGTGGACGCTGAACGTCAGCGTCGACAACCCCACGTTCGTGACGGCCAGCCCACGTTCGCGGACCTGGCGCGAACTCTCGACGATCGTGCGGATGTCCTCGCGGGTGTTGACCGTGTACGGGGCGGGGCGCGGCTGGTAGGCCTTCGGCAGCACGTAGGTCACGCCGAGCGGCTGCTTCAGCGTTGCGATGCGCAAACGGTCGATGGCCCGGCCCGGGCCGGTGAACGTGGCGTCGAAGATCGTCGGCGGACCGTTCACCTCGACCTCGGTGGCGGGGTCCTCACTGCGCACGCGGAGCTCGACCTGGCACGTGTCGGAGGCAAAGGTAGCCTGATCGGCGACGTACCAGATGACCGCGGTGAGCGGCACCACGACCAGCAGGCGGCGGGCCACGCGCCATGCATCGGAGGTCCAAGTGCGGGTGCGCGGGATGACGGACGCGCCCGTGCGGCCGGCCAGCCGGTTGTGGAGTTCCTCGGAAAGGTCATCCAGCGACAGGTAGCGCGTCAGCTTGCCGTTGTCCGCCAGCGAGATCACGCCGGTCTCCTCCGACACGACCAGCACGAGCGCATCAGTCTCGTAGCTCATGCCAATCGCGGCGAGATGGCGGCTGCCGAGCGCGACGTCGACCTCGTCGCTCTCGGCGGACGGGAACTGGCAGTTCGCCGCGACAACGCGGGTGTCGCGGATGATGACGCCCAGGTCGTGCAAGGGGGAGCCGGGGTAGAAGATCGTGTTAAGCAGGTTGGCGGAGACCTCGGCGCGGATGAGCGTGCCGTTCTCGGCCCAGCCGGTGAGATCGACGCTGCGCTGGATCGCGATCACGGCACCATAGCGATTGCGGGACAGGTAGCCGGCCGACTTGACCAGAGCGGCGATCACGTGCGACTGCGGGGCGCCGCTGCGGCGCAGGCGCACGTCGCCGACGCGAATCACCGCGCGGCGCAGTTCGGGCTGAAACACCACCAGTGCGATGAACGCGAGGCCGTACAGAATGTAGCTGTACAGTAGGTCCAGCCGGACCCACTCGAACTGGGCGGTGAGGATACGGACGACGAGCGTGGTGCCGACGAGGATGATGAGCACGCCGCGCAGCGGGCGCGTGCCGCGCGTGCCCTGGAGCACGCCCGCGCACCAGTTCACGCACAGGCCGATCAGCAGCACCTCGACCAGCACGGCGGGCAGGTCGTAGGCGCCGCTGTTCAGGCGGTAGTACAGGCTGCGCAGCATGTCGCTCATGGGCGGACAGTATAGAATGTCGCCCGGGTCCGCTCCACTGGGCGTGCCGCTGAAGCGGGACCCACCCCGAGCCGAGGGATATGACCGAATCCGCCTGGACCGACCGGCTGCGCGACAATCTCGCCCAAGTCCGCGGCGCGATCGCGGACGCCTGCCAACGCAGCGGGCGCGCGCCGACGGCTGTGCGCCTGATCGCCGTGACCAAATACGTGCCGGTATCCGTGCTGCGCGCCGTCGTGGCGGCGGGGGTGGACGACCTCGGCGAGAGCCAGGTACAGCAGCTCACGGCGCGGGCGCGCGAATGCGGCCCGCAGCAGTTCGACTGGGCGGGCGAGCACCGGGGCGTGCCGCGCTGGCACATGATCGGTCACGTGCAGCGGAACAAGGTCAAGGCTCTGTTGCCGCACGCAAGGATCATCCACTCGCTGGATTCGCAGCGGCTGGCGGACACCCTGGAGCAGCACGCCGCGGCCATTGGGGCGGAGGTCAGCGTGTTTATCGAGGTGAACATCGCCGGGGAGGCCACCAAAGAAGGCGTGACGCCGACAGAGGTGCCGGGGCTGATCGCGGGGTTGGCGCGGTGTCCGCATTTGCGGCTGCGGGGGCTGATGACGATGGCGCCGTTTGACCCCGATCCTGAGCGGGCCCGTCCACACTTCGCGCGGCTGCGGATGCTGCGCGACGAGCTGCAGGCCACCGGGGTGGCGGGCCCGGACTGTGTCCACCTGTCGATGGGCATGAGCCAGGATTACGTGGTGGCGGTCGAGGAGGGGGCGACGTGCGTGCGGGTGGGGTCGGCGTTGTTTGCGGGCCTGCCGACCAGCGACCCGCGTGCCGGGTAGGCAAAAACGCCCGCCCGGGACCCTCGACCGGCCCGCCGACCGGCGGTATAAGTGCTTTCCGGCATGCTGGACCCAGGGAAGAGGTCGTTTCAATGCCCCTGCGACGTTTGGACGCGGATGCCCGCGCGGTAGTCAATCTGGCGAATGACATCGCCCACGAGTACGAGATGGAGTACGTGGGCACCGAGCACATTCTGCTCGCGATTCTGCGGCACGATGACAACGTGGGGGCGCGGGCGCTGCACAAGCTGGGCGTCGACGAGGACAAGGTCCGCGCCGCCATCGACGATATCGTCCAGCGCGCCAAGGAAGACACGTGGGTCTTCGGCCGGCTGCCGGGCAGCCCGCACTACCGCAACGTCATCGAACGGGCGATGGAAGTCGCCGAACAGCTCGAATCGCAGTCGATCGGCAGCGCCCATCTGCTGCTCGCCCTCTACCACGACAAGGAGAGCACCGCCCAGCGCACCCTCACCGGGCTGGGCGTGACTCTGAAGAAATGCCGGGACCAAGTGCTGCGTGAGCTGGCCGCCGGCTAGCAAACGCACACAGGCCTGAGCGGTGTCGGCGTGTTTCTGGTCCCGCGTGTCAGCCTCGACCCCACCGGACGACTGGGCTGCGATCTTACCTGCGTGCGTTGCGCGCACAATCTGCGTGGTCTGCTGCCGACGGGGGCCTGCGGCGAATGCGGGCTGCCCGTGGAATACTCGCTCGCCGGAACGCCGCTGGGCGCCGCCGATCCCCGCTGGCTGGCACAACAGCGCTGGGGCATGGCGACGTTTACGTTGGCGCTGCCGTGGCTCTGGCTGCCGGTGGCGTGGCCGGTGGCGTGGGTCGCGTGTTGGTACCTGACGGCGCCGGATCCAAGCGGACGCGAACGGGGTGAAGGGTTGATCGTCAGCGCACGCATCGTGTTAGTTGTCCTCGTGGCGGTCGTGGTCATGATGATCATCATTGTCATCGACCTGCCGCTGGCCGGCGTCTGGATGCTGACCCTGCCACTCGCGATCGGCATCGTCGCCGTATTCCTGGCAGTCGCAACGCTGGCGGTCCGGCGTCTGGCCCTGCGCCGTACCACGCCGCGTCGTCTGAGCATCACCGGATTGCTGACGCTGGTCTGGGTCGCGGGGACCAGCCTGCTGGCGTTGGGGACGCTTGCCGAGTTGGGGCTGCCGCTCTCCGCAGGGCCGGCAGCCGATGCGCGGGTCGCCGGGCTTGCTTTCCTGCTGGCGATTCCGATCCTGCTGCCGATCGCGACGATTCGGCTGTGGCGGGAATTGGAGACGGCGGAGGCACTCGCGGCCGATCGCGAGCTGCTCAAGGGCTGGGCGTTGCGGGCCGCGCTGACGCCGCCAGGGGCCAGGCTACCTCCTCCCGCAGTCGTCGCCCGGCCCGTTCGAGCGTGACAGCGCAAACCACGCGCACGCCCTCCGGCCCACGTTCCGGCCGCACGCTGACCGTCCCAGTGACGTCAGGCGGCAGCACGTTTTCGAGCGGCAGCGAGCGCGGCGCGGTTAGTTCCGCCCCGTGCACGCGCGCCCATTCGTGTGCACTGGCAATGACCTGGTCGGCGCACATGCGCAGCGCGGCGTGGCGCTCGCGACTGAATTCCAGCACGGCGAGGCGGGCCAGTCCGACGGCACCGAGCACGATGATGCCCATCGTCAGGAGCACGACGACCAGCGTGACGCCACGACGCCGGCAGCACGGCCGCGGCGGACTCATGGCGATTCCTCCGGCCTGGACGCAATGTTCGGCGCGACGCGGGGCAAGCCCGTGGCCACTGAGTACGTGCGCTGCGGCAGCCCCAACGAATGCGGCGGCGGCTGTTCGGTGAAATCGAGCCAGAGGACGCTGCCCCGCGGTCCGTGCTCGACGCGCCAGCCAAAGGTCAGCCGGTCGGCCTGCCAGGCACGATCGTCGTCCGCTGCGCCGCTGCGCTGCACCCGGCCGGTCGCGAGCGTATAGCGCACCTCGGCCGGCCCGGTTTCGCGCTGCACGCGCAGTGCAAGTGTGGCGCCGGCGAGTTCCCAGGTCAGGACACCGCGGGCGTCGGTGGTCAACTGGCGCGTCAGGCTGTCCATGACCGCCAGGCGGTTGGCGTGCTCCGCGGCCAGGCGCTGGACCCGGAGGACCGTGATGGTCTGCTTGCCCAACAGCGTCAGCAGCACCATCCCCACCGTCAGCAGGGCCAGTAGTTCGGTCAGAATGTACGCCCGGCGAGTGGGGCGGCGCGCCATCATGGCCCGGTCTCCGGGGCGGCGAGGTAAGCGGCCAGATCGACGCGCACGGTGCGTGTGCCCGTAATGGCGCGGCTGGCCACGATGCGGACTTCGGTCAGGCCGCGCCATAAACCTTCCCCGGGCCGGGTGGTGATCGTAAGGCGCGTCGCCGCCGGCTGGGTGGCTGGCAGTGTGCGATCGCTCGCGACCACCGGGACCAGGCCCGCCCGCATGCGCTCGAGCTCACCGGCGGCGACCTGTCGGAGCATGCGCCGCGCGTCGTTCTCGCGGCGCGCAGCGGCGTACTGCAGAGTGACGACCGACAGCAACGCGGCGAGCGCGATGACGAACCCGAGCGACCCCAGGACTTCGAGGGTCAGGAACGCCCGCCGCCCATCGGCACCGTGCGACGGATTTTGCCGGCCAGCGACAGTCACGCGCGCACCTCAGTAGATCGTGTCCATGACGGAGTCGAGCAGGGCCTGCAGCGGCAGCAATAGCGCGGTCGTGATGTAGAGCACGAACGCCGCCCAGAACAGCACCAGCAATGGGCCGAGCCCCGACAGCGCGACGCGCTCCCAGTGATGCCAGAGAGCCTGGTAGTAAACGGCCAGGTAGTCGAGGCCGGCAACCAGGTCGGTACCCTGCTGGGCCGCGGTCAGCACGCGGAGGACCGGGGCCGGGAAGCCGATCCGCCGGGCCGCGGCCAGGGGGTCCGCGCCCTGCTCGAGCGCCTCGGCCCAGCATGCCAGTCGGCGGCGGGCGTGCCAGTTCACCGGGATGCACGTCGCCTGCCGCGCCGCGGCGGGCAGATCGTGGCCCGCCCGAACGCCGGCCGCGAGCAGCGGCAGTTGACGCGCGAGGGCCCGGCTGCGCACCACCTGGCGCGCGAACGGCAGGCTCCAGACCAGCGTGTCCCAAAGCAGGTACAGTGCCTGCGCGCGCCCCGCAACGCGGACGATGAAGAAACGCCCGATCGCCATCTGGACGAGCGCCAACAGCGCCGCCCCGGCGATCGCGAGCAGCAGGTACCACCGCTCCGCCCCCGCGCGGGCCAGGTCGACCAGGCTCAGTGTCACCGCCGGCAGCGGCGCCCCGAAGTCGAGGAAGATCTCGTGGAGCTTCGGCACGACTACCACCATGACGAACGTCACGACGGCGGGCGCGACGACGGCGAGGACCAGGAAATACCACAAGGTGTGCTGGCCAGACGTCGGGCGCCCGCCCTTGCGGCGGGCTTCGGCCGCCAGGGTCTGGAGCACGCTCGGCAACGTGCCGCCGCGCTCGGCGCCCTGCACGGCGCCGATCATCTCGCCCGGGCAGGTCAGCAATGTACTGCGCAGGGCGGCGCTGAGGCTGTCGCCGACATCCAGCCGCGTCGCGAGACGCGTGTAGATGCGGGCGAGCGACCCGCGTTCGCTGCGGGCGGCGGCCCGCAACGCGGCGGGCAGCGGCAGGTTCTGAGCGACAATGCTGGCCAGCGTCTGGACGACGGGTCGGATGCGCATGCGTCGAATCTGGAGCCAGGCACCCAACAGGCCGACGGCGACCACGAAGCACACGACCAGGATGTAGATGATGGTCGGCAGCATCAGAACGAAGTCAGGCTCATGAACACCCTGAGGATCGACGAGATCAACGCCAGGACGCTGACGATCAGGCCACCGAGGCCGAGCGCCAGGATGAACAGCAGCAGCGGACCGAGGATGGCCCGCAACGCGTTGGCCCAATGTTGCGCCCGTGTTTCATAGGTGCGGGCGAGCTCGGCGAGCGTGGCCGGCAGGTCGCCGCGCGGCGCGGCCACCGCCACCGCACAGCTCCATAGTTGCGGCACGGCGGGCTCCTCGGCCCCGACGTCCTCCAGCCGTTCGCCCCGGGACAGCCGGTCCGCGACGCGCTGGGTGGCCTGCGTCAGTGCCGGGCTGCCCGATGCGGCTCCGGCCACGGATACCAGCTCGGGCAATGGACGACCTGCGAAGGCGGCCAGCGCCGAGGTGTGCGCGAAGCGCGCGATCACGCTGGACCAGTACACCTGGGCAAAGCCCGGGATGCGGCGCAAGACGCGCTCGCGCAGCCCGTGGACGCCCGGCAGACTCGTGAGAACAGTCCCGAAGATCAGCATGGCCGCCAGCACCACCACGGCGATTTCCACGCCAGGCCAGATGTCCGACAGCCAGAAGAGGAATCCGCCACGGCCGAGTGTGGCGCGCAGGCCGAATGCACCGATGTCGCCGATGAGCTCGACCAGGATCGCGCGCAACTCCG contains:
- a CDS encoding RluA family pseudouridine synthase encodes the protein MSARPPTRALTLLHVDHELVAIDKPPRMLAAPGRGPEPCAVDVLRARPELQDNPAVRIVHRLDQDASGVLLYARTLEAQRHLVRQFVERRVHKAYLALVGGVVPADGEIDLPLAFDRRRNRVRVSSGAGKHALTRYRVVQRLAGHTLLECQPVTGRLHQIRAHLAAIGHPLAVDPLYGGGQSLLLSHYKIDYRPNRRRPEHPLIARLTLHAARITFEHPATGQPLTLAAPWPKDLRAAVTQLSRLL
- a CDS encoding diadenylate cyclase yields the protein MSDMLRSLYYRLNSGAYDLPAVLVEVLLIGLCVNWCAGVLQGTRGTRPLRGVLIILVGTTLVVRILTAQFEWVRLDLLYSYILYGLAFIALVVFQPELRRAVIRVGDVRLRRSGAPQSHVIAALVKSAGYLSRNRYGAVIAIQRSVDLTGWAENGTLIRAEVSANLLNTIFYPGSPLHDLGVIIRDTRVVAANCQFPSAESDEVDVALGSRHLAAIGMSYETDALVLVVSEETGVISLADNGKLTRYLSLDDLSEELHNRLAGRTGASVIPRTRTWTSDAWRVARRLLVVVPLTAVIWYVADQATFASDTCQVELRVRSEDPATEVEVNGPPTIFDATFTGPGRAIDRLRIATLKQPLGVTYVLPKAYQPRPAPYTVNTREDIRTIVESSRQVRERGLAVTNVGLSTLTFSVHARASLSLPVDVKVEGSAVRVALERATPPRVDVDVRRDDLKTLEGQGAVYAVLGRQLEGLAPGDVRTFSGVSLVPPVGLKGVAVFTPDKVDVTIRVVAQPKLVRNVVVGLFVSPDVAEHYDVLKTDLNEWRTDVEVQGDEAVFQSLGTLTIRAIVLVTADLLPPPSETPEQQFRTLPVVFLTPKGVSVVSSRSVQVTLVPRIGRGP
- a CDS encoding YggS family pyridoxal phosphate-dependent enzyme, which encodes MTESAWTDRLRDNLAQVRGAIADACQRSGRAPTAVRLIAVTKYVPVSVLRAVVAAGVDDLGESQVQQLTARARECGPQQFDWAGEHRGVPRWHMIGHVQRNKVKALLPHARIIHSLDSQRLADTLEQHAAAIGAEVSVFIEVNIAGEATKEGVTPTEVPGLIAGLARCPHLRLRGLMTMAPFDPDPERARPHFARLRMLRDELQATGVAGPDCVHLSMGMSQDYVVAVEEGATCVRVGSALFAGLPTSDPRAG
- a CDS encoding ATP-dependent Clp protease ATP-binding subunit, giving the protein MPLRRLDADARAVVNLANDIAHEYEMEYVGTEHILLAILRHDDNVGARALHKLGVDEDKVRAAIDDIVQRAKEDTWVFGRLPGSPHYRNVIERAMEVAEQLESQSIGSAHLLLALYHDKESTAQRTLTGLGVTLKKCRDQVLRELAAG
- a CDS encoding type II secretion system F family protein, yielding MLPTIIYILVVCFVVAVGLLGAWLQIRRMRIRPVVQTLASIVAQNLPLPAALRAAARSERGSLARIYTRLATRLDVGDSLSAALRSTLLTCPGEMIGAVQGAERGGTLPSVLQTLAAEARRKGGRPTSGQHTLWYFLVLAVVAPAVVTFVMVVVVPKLHEIFLDFGAPLPAVTLSLVDLARAGAERWYLLLAIAGAALLALVQMAIGRFFIVRVAGRAQALYLLWDTLVWSLPFARQVVRSRALARQLPLLAAGVRAGHDLPAAARQATCIPVNWHARRRLACWAEALEQGADPLAAARRIGFPAPVLRVLTAAQQGTDLVAGLDYLAVYYQALWHHWERVALSGLGPLLVLFWAAFVLYITTALLLPLQALLDSVMDTIY
- a CDS encoding type II secretion system F family protein; the protein is MPLFDYTGQLGSGASFQGTLEAESQTHAEVLLGHMGVRVLTLRPSRRNVLVAPLSLDEFTFFNEQLSALTKASLPLETGLRQLAADVGSRRLKRLLLDLANDLATGVPLEEALQRQRRRFPPQYPEVVSAGLQTGDLSGTLYGLTTHLRLKGSLRRSLLELAIYPALVLVLAFLVSSFIMRVVVPELRAILVELIGDIGAFGLRATLGRGGFLFWLSDIWPGVEIAVVVLAAMLIFGTVLTSLPGVHGLRERVLRRIPGFAQVYWSSVIARFAHTSALAAFAGRPLPELVSVAGAASGSPALTQATQRVADRLSRGERLEDVGAEEPAVPQLWSCAVAVAAPRGDLPATLAELARTYETRAQHWANALRAILGPLLLFILALGLGGLIVSVLALISSILRVFMSLTSF